The Spinacia oleracea cultivar Varoflay unplaced genomic scaffold, BTI_SOV_V1 SOVchr0_004, whole genome shotgun sequence genome contains the following window.
GAGGGAGAATTTATTTGGTAACCATCTGACTGAAAAGGGGTGTTTGAACGGAGCTGCAATTACGAATTTCCGATTCAATTTCAAAGCAAATCTCCAAAAACAACCGTATCTAAACTTTGTTACCCTAGTGCGGATGAAAATTGTGGACCTGGTTGCTGGTGATTTATATGTACTTCGTTACAAGTTAATTAAGCCCTTCGTGGAAAATGGGAAGATAGAAAAGGGTTTGTTTAGAATTCAGATTTAAGTATGCTAGGGCTGTGAAATGGTGTTAAATATTGATTGATAAAAATAAGTTTCTTGTTTTCAAGAAACACAAACCTGTCAAGTATTATTTACAGAgtgtattttttgttttatgGAGAAAACTCTTTTCTGAAAGAATAATGGTTTTGTAAAGATAAATATTCTATTTAATCCAAGTCATGGTGTATTCCATGTTATTAGGTTCTGCATTCTTTGATTATTGAGTCTCTATGTTCATAATCGAACTTATTGGCTGACTGCACTGCTAGATTTTTTACGGTAGTCCATAAGAATTTTGAGCTGTGTATTTAGTTGTGGCCTTACTAGTTCAAATTACACTATCATCTTGATTAGACAAAGTATTAATTAATCCCAGATATGCAGCTTGCTTATATCCTATTTACTATTTAGTGTTTCATTCTTACATTTGTTggtttcatcattttttttttattcatggcTGATTGTGTTTCTTACTTGCTGAACAGGAACTAAAAAGTCATGACTTACAGTACTAAAAGAACATTTTTAGCTACCGATGACAGATCAAGCCTTGGTGCATCGAAGTCACCCAAACCTTCTGATCCATCACCCAAATCTTCTGATCCATCCATCCAAAACTAGGGACCGTTCACCCCTCCAACACTTGGAGTATCACAATCATTTGGGTCTGTTTCACAACCCATCAAACAACCCACAACTGCTAAAAAACCCACCTTTTCTACATCATCTCCTTCAATGGTTGCATCACAATCATCCATGCCTCGGTCTACTTCCATGATGTCAAAGCAAAAACTTAAGACATCATCAAAACTAGCTGTTACCCAGTCAAAACCATCCTCTAACCCATTACCACAATCAATTTCGCCAACTCTTACAGGAGCATCACAACCGCAAACAAAGGTTGCACAAAGTAGATGGTCAAAAGGACCTTTGTTTCCCAACCTGATTGAAATAGGAGCACAAAAAACAGCAACAACGAATCTTGCAGCCTCACACCAACCTACTGTGAAGCCTAACCTGCAGAGTACTACTCAGCCTAATGTGAAGCCTATCCTCAAGCCTCCTATGCAGCCTATTACTCAAGCTACTGTGAAGCCTGTCATAGCTACCCGACAGCCTTCTCTGGAGCGGGACAAAGCTGCCCAACAACTTCATAAAGTTAGACATCAGCCTGAAAAAGCTTCACTCACAGGTACCAAACCACATTTGGAAAAAAGAGCGTTTTTTGCACCCATGAGAGTCAAATCTGTGATGTCACGACCTCCTACACCACCAATCACCATGTCATGGAAAGATCGAGTCGGGAAGCTTGCTTCTGGTCAGGTGCCTCCAACTTACATGCATGTGagtgaaaatgtatttcaaaATCGATCTCCTCCATCCAATCACATCGAGGCTGAATTTATGCCAACTTACAATTGGGAGGAATCAGAAGAATCAGCCTCTGAGAATGACGAAGAATTGGATGAAGAGGAAGGAAGGGATACTACCGTGAAAAAATCAATACCTCGACATCGGATTATTGTTCAAAATTGGCCGTATCAGAGGGAGTTTGATGACAAGGACGAGGTTATAGCTATAGGTAAACATTTCTCTACttaaattaaatatgtaaaCTATGAATTATATTGGTGattttttctatctcatttaactCCATATCTCTGGCAGATGCTGAAGGAATGCACCACCTTGTGAAAGGTTCGGTTATGCCTCGAGACGTTTGGCTTGATACACCGGGATTCAGATACATTGTTAAGTTCAATGAATTCAACCAACCTCTTCATAAAGGTGGTAAAATCCTTGTGAGTTTCCTTGGTGATATTGTAAAAATAGATGATATGTGTCCAATGGGATTGGATAGTTGGCGTGATCTGGGCGCTAACTTAAGAGCTAATATAGTTAAAGCTATTTGGGTATGTGGATTTATCCTTCTTAACACTTACATTTATTATAGTTTTGTTGCTGTTTTGTGTTGTTTCTGTTGTATGTTGATGGTGTTTTGTGCTGTTTCAATTCTGCTGTATTTTGTTGCTGTATCGTGTTGTTTCTGCTGTTTTTTGCTGCTGTATTGTGTAGATGTTTCTACTATACTGTGATGGTGCAGCTATGCACATACCCAAGGTTTGAAAAGGGTGGAAAAAAGTTTAAAGAAAAACTGGAATTACCAAGATTAAGATAAATGATGGCAACGAACTCAAAACTCATATCATCATGCTTAATGTGCAAACTGAAATATATTTCCTTTCATTAATTTGTTCATGTCTCGCTCCTAAGAGGGAATACAGATTAAGTAAACTAATTAGCTACCCTATACAATATTAACATTGCAGCTGAATTACTTTCCGTTTCTCTACAGACAAATCCTGATGAGAATTGAAAATCAGAAAAAGAGAAGCATATATACCTTGAACTAGCAACATTCTGTTGCGATCTTTGTCAGCTGGGTTCGTTCATGGTACTGAGGTCTTTCTGGTTAAAAATCATGTCAACTTTGACATAAGTAGCGCCATTACAGACCTATACCGTGCAACAGAAAAACAGAAATATCTCAGACatgaaaaatattcaacattgTCTAGCTAACTAGAAGCTTaataatatacatatattgtACCTCATCCAAAGCATTGTCTAGAAGCTCGGCAAAAGCTGCAGTAGACACCATTTCATAATAAGCATACAGAAAAATCCTCCATTTTGTCGATTTTCAATGAGAAATTACATTCATATTTAAAGCGGCTTACCTCCCAATGCCCATTTATGGCTGAGAAATAGTTATGTGCCAACCGGAAATGAATAATTTTAAGGGCCTAATAggataatatataatctgattGTACTAAATGTTGATGCTTCTGTGGTGGGTTTGCTGAAACTTCCTGCTATTTTCATCTTTAGAGTAGGAAGTGTTCTGTATGTTGATAAGTAGTGCACCTATGTAGCTGAAGGGTTGTTGAATGTAGAGTGATGATAGCATATTGTGAAGTGTGAACTCTTGACTTTATTACTTATATGTCACCTTGCTTCCTCTTGCCTCTTTGGACTGTCAAGAATACCTTTATTAGTGTCTGTAACAGATACTTTTGCCTGTATTGACAGTTACTTCTTGTAGAGAGTATGTTTAATAAAGAAGAAACTGCATTTCAATTCAAACACCGAAAACTTACATTTTTAAGCCATTACAACTTACATtgagttctttttctttgaagaaacattttgtGATACCTAATGGGGAGCTAGTAAACACATCACTTTTAAACCGCATGGACAGACCATGGAAGCAGCATAGATACACATTGAAGAAAAAACATTTCGATCCAGTGAAAACTCCAGAACATAACTTTTCCAATCTGCCTGATGGAGTCTCCTCTAAGAGTTGGTCGGATTTGGTTAACTATTGGTTTACACCAAAGGCAATGGTTTGTTACCTCGAAAGATCCtaaatttagtaagtttaatttattttattcatgCTAACATTGATTTCTTGAAACTAGGAAAAATCTGAACTGGGAAAAAATGCTCGAGCGTTACAAGACCGTTTTCACAAGAGTGGTGCTACAAGCTTTGCTAATCGAAGAGCTAATATGGTATGATTTTCTACCTTCTTTGAGTTATTGCATTTTAGTTACTATAGATTCTAAGTAGATAGGAACATAAAACACAAAGATACTCTAATCAGCCCTACTCCAcaagtttgtttatttatttgtttcctATAATTGCAGAAAAAGAAAGGGGAGTTTAGCGAATTGGCATTTTACAAATCAGTTTATGCCAAAGATGGAAGCTTTGAAGAGGGCACACCCTCTCATCAATTTATGGTATCCATTGCGTTGAGCTTATTCAATCTTTCTCTAATCTATGCGAACTCCTTAATTCAGTATTGCTCTAATTTATAGTATCCAACATGATATGTGAAGACATTTCAATTTGTGAAAAGTGGCCAAATTCTTATTTGCTTATTTTCTCAGTTCATTAGTTTTTAGCTAGGTGAATCCTACTCTGCACTTTAGTTTAACGAGCTCGGTAAATAGTGTGTCACTCTTGCGAGTTCATACACTCAGTATttgaactgatctgatcagcactgttctgatcagaactgatttgatctgaacagaactgatcagttctgaataTTTCTGTTccgatcagatcagttctgatcagatccgtgctgatcagatcagttaaAACAAGGCCTCTGATatctatatatgtatatattgcATTAGCATTAACAAATGTAACAAGGCCTCCTATCTTTTATCTTCTAGAGCTTACACTTCTGATATTCGCTTCTTATATTATCTAACAGGAGGAAGCAAACGATGAGGTCCAAGAAAACCTTGCGAGTTCCTCTTCTTCCTTGTCTAGGGTTGAAATTGAGAATGAGGTCTTTAATAGGCTTATGTATAAAGGTGAAATACCTAAACGTCCTCTGAATTATGGGTTTGGAGTGAAGCAAAGTGACATCTTTGGAGTGGAAGGTTTGCTAAGGAAAGAAGGGTCAAGCTATGTTAACAATGGTGCCGTGGAAGTGGAGAACATAAAAGGTGAACTATCAGCTGTAAAGAAGCAAAATCAGGAACTTGCACAACAAAATAAAGCTCTAAGCACGAAGTTTGATGAAACAACGCAGTCATTTAAAATAATTGCTTCTTTCTTAGGACAAGTTTTGAAGGAAGTACGCAAAGGAAATGTTTCATCAGACCTTTTAGATGGTGCGGAATCAGCAATACATATGGTTAGTCATTTTGCTTTAGCAACATGCATGTCTTACCGATTAAGTATTTGAATATTTGTTTTAGTACACTCAATGTAAAATGTATTCGACGTGGCTTATTAAAATGGTTTTTGTAGATTAATGATGATTCTGGTGGGAGTGGTGAAAAATAGGCCGAGACATGAGATGTggacactattgccaaaagcaaGGTAATCTTATATAGACTTAACTATGTTTCtaagcttgaatttttttgCGATTTGTGACCATAAACATGATTTATAACCCTATTTTTCTGTGGACACATTCTGAACCTGCAAGCCAGATTTCCTTACCGTTTCAATTTGTTTGCTGTTCTATAACTTTATTGAACCTATATAAAGCTCTGATTGAGCGTGTGCAAGAACTTGTTGATTGCACTACTTTCTAGGATACTTTCTAGTATCAGTCATGACTGtaattaaaatagagtttataaaacacggaagaataaaactctcaactcgaatcccatgataacttctcccgcaagttatctctacaaacctgctttattaaaaatctactccccaacaacgcaattgcgattgatggatcatcatagggtcattaaggcaaaggccatgaccagaagacttGAAGCACgaggtcagcaaaagctgagtatgaacaagctagaataatattctatcctaacatgcttcactcgacaaattaaatcatccacatgcaaaagccatataataaacaaacaattaTGGATACAAGACTCGATACTTGAcatgactcttgactcacagattaataaaaagtagcgtcgggggtaaagtaaagtatcctcaaaaggaaagaaggggtgatgggagccaaccatacaccaaaataagtcgggctactaccgacagtcgggccataccgacaggaattccaatgcacaacggcataaaagagaaggaaacaacgtcttgtattattctaggagtacaagttttccggcaagactccccccattgttcatactcaaggtatatacgttcctagtgttttgaagctctttgggttacactttacattaattagtatattgggttcaaggcgactcaagattctactcaagacacaacatacaaacaattaaacaactaaacaactcaacaatgacacttcattattttacttatttaggacttgtgatcaaacatagactcaagtgaattactcccattgttccttctcaaaaacactgtttgagataacccgacattgcctattaaaaagcggggtgtgcccttagcacgaattgtccttaattcaattcacatagactctctaccaTATTCTACCCCATGGTAGAATACATATTCTACccattggtagaatatatattgctcattggcaatattcgactggctcaataattatgctagacatcctgtactatagcataataaataataataacaacttgcatgcgcaacactcatacatgcaaaccaacttgaacaacatgcttgacataattcaacgattataaaagcccataacatgatagttcaacagaatctataaagcataattcaattcataacatgctagcTCACATAAAttcgataataataataacatgctcgttctcaaaatcaaacatgaattcacaacaacatataagttcacatgattcgcaatcaatacacttcacaaagtcctcaagggatgagtGGTCACTCTAGTCtagtacgtacctggaatacctaagtacgggggctattgttcgaatcacgactcactagaaatcaacaacTATAAACAGAAAAGgagaaactaaattattatccatgttcactaaatttccagcaactatttaagattctaaaactcctagtttaattagaaatcattcattaatcattaatttaatagtctcaaatagtaaaCTGAAGCCCTAACATAAAAAAcaatgactttttagctttaaaaccattacaaatcaactttttaaagcttataaacaatctgaaaatttaagttgattcccataatttaaattgtcattaaattatgtgaatcaatcgcttaattaattgaaatcaaaaccctaataatagtttatcataaaaacatgttttgacttcaaaaatcaacactttatgaacttattaaatctgaaaataataatttcaatcatcaaaaccaatctctttaattaaaatacaacactaacccaatatgtgttcataaccgttctaatcaatttaaataatccaaatatttaaaataatcacaacaatttaaacaatttaaaaactgaaaattaatatttttgaaaatataatttgattatcccaattcaacaacaacacacacaacaattaattgtgttgtgtgtgtgtgcgtcgaacaaacaacgcaacaacaacgacaacacacgcacgcaccGCAGCAGGCAGCGCGCACGAGCACGCAACAAAAGGGCGAGAGGCGagggcgctgcgcgcgcgacaaTGCAGCAAGCGAGCACGAGGCTCTGCGCTGCGGGGCGGGACGAAGGGatacgcgacacagcacaacaCCAAGGGCGCTGCGCTGCGGGACTGCGGGACGAGGCAATGACGCGTGAGGCTGGGCGAGCACACACGACACGACAGCGTGCCTTGCGCAGCAAGCAAAGGGATCGGACGAGATGAGAGGAGAGGGTGCCGCgaggagggaggaagaaaggagagagagggagtgctgaaatttttgtgagggtttaatgagagggtctatttatagttttctctcccatgtggcctaggttatggtagtttgagcTGGGCTTATTTTcgggctcaattcattaaactccttgcaagttttgttgggtttgatcaaggaaaatcaactgggctttaattatattaaattcgttttcgaaatacgacccaacaaatcccgattaaataaattcattaaatttatttaataaaaatacggttttcgaaataattaatatttaaattagttataaataaaaagcatttaattctcattaaatgaattaatttataaaaatactttataaatacgacgaaatgctttataaatatagtaaaatatatttataattatagaaaaatacgaggtattacaaaactagattagggaatgggtcaaacaacaacaaatcaaggaATGGACATAAAAGAGCTGAAAACGAGGAAAATTCACAAGAACTACATGAATAggcgttgaattcacaaatatCTCCAACTATCTTTTGGCGACCACTTTCTTTGTTCAGCGTCGACAGGCTCGACGCTTCTAAGCGTCCAGAGTTTTGATATGTTGTGTCGACCAAATTTGTTCCCGCATTTCCCAACATTACCTATTTAAAGTCCGCGACGCCTACATGCGTCCAGAAATTTATGTCCGCGACACCTAAATGCGTCCAGAAAATTGTGTTGGTGAGAATTTTAACTCTAAATGTGCACGATAACAGGACTCCAAAAAACGCCCAGATTTATTTGTATAAGCCAAAATTTATGTttgttatatatatatgaatcgcatataatatacataataaaacattattcaccacaattataaatttaaaattaaagtgCAACATAAGATCGATCAATGAAACCTGAATTGTGAATAATTGATCTTCAATTAACAATAAAGTTAACTTACAAAAACATAAGTATAAAATTAAGTAATACAAAAACCTATTAGTCTAAAATTTCATCTTGAAAACAAAGGCCAATCGAAGCCTATAAGTTCAAGAGTATGAGCTTCATAGTAGAAGGAGCTACGCATCATCCCTTGATTCCTTTCTTCCACCACCACAATCTTCAAATGCATCACGGAcctaaaaaacaatcaaagaacaATAAGAATTCGAATCACATCACGGCCAAAACATCCTACAATTTCTTCTCAAGCAGTAAGATATCCTCATTCCATAGTGGGTCAACAACAGAACATCAAAGAAAACCACCCAAAATATTCTCATCTTACAAAGTAATGGTACAATTATGAAAACCTTAATACTTTTAcaacaaaatttgaataaaaatcaaTCGACATTGATAATACAAATACGACAATCCATATTCAACCCTAACCACGTAGGTCCACTGTAGACCAGCGTTGGTCTACAAGTATTTAGAACAACTTTGGTCTACAGGTATGTAGAACCACGTTGGTCTACAGGTTGGTAGAACCACGTTGGTCTAACGTAGACCAGCATTGGTCTACAGGTTTGTAGAACCACGTTGGTCTACAAGTTAATAGAACCACGTTGGTCTACAGTAGACCCGTATTGGTCTACAGAAGACTACCTTTTCTTACACCTTCGGGAAGCTAAGATGGAAATTTGAAAGTTATGCACCGTACTACTGTAGGCCGGATTGATattattctcttcttccttgcctattctatttccattccgtatttaaatttatttaattattattagtgattttgattatttaaactgatggaaacggttatgaacaccgtattgtgatgttttacgtgtttgaattcatgaggatgattttaattaaaagagtaattattttcatatttgattatttattaaagcttggatttttaatgtctaaccgtaatttttatggttaattaagattaggaatttgtttaagcttatttatgttgggggattgaattttgttggaaaagcgttagtaagactttttagtttgTCTACTTTCAGGAATGGAAATGTTTCCATCAAAGTTCTGTAATCTAGGACACCTAGAGAAATTGGAGTGTGAGCCTCCACATCTatatgtcaagaagattgagtttgcatgtactccctctgtcccagattagttgttacactttcctttttcgtccatcccagattagttgttacacttctaaattaggaatgaacccacagttattatattgtctctctgtcccactattttttttttgtccccacaccctctctcatcctattaaaaaaaatactccactaattcctatcacatctactttttcaataaaataacaattgataaccaaacaaccacttatcacctaaaactttgggcaaaggtaagtgtaacaactaatttgggacggagggagtaactattTTGCTATGATCAAAGATTTGCCTCACTTAAGGAATAGGGATGTGATGTCAGAAATGGTGATTCATTGCTTGACTTATGAGACTGCACTCCCTATATTACGGcgaccgtgataacggttaaggctatttaccagaattacgcagcggaattaactaactttcaaaacacattaaataaatagttaatggttattaaaacaagttggaaccgtttaggcccaaatccaaagtattaaaccatttgaaaatccattaactataaataGTATCAGTCATGACTGtaattaaaatagagtttataaaatacggaagaataaaactctcaactcgaatcccatgataacttctcccgcaagttatctctacaaacctgctgtaacaccccgaaaattctctcttttctaaaataatcttttaatataaaacgtagagaattatcaaggcattatcgcccgtgtaaaaacgtaacggcttattcagaattttgcagcggaaaacataaaactaacttttaggttcataaataatctattacatattaggtccaaaccaattaactcaacaatgacacttcattattttacttatttaggacttgtgatcaaacatagactcaagtgaattactcccattgttccttctcaaaaacactgtttgagataacccgacattgcctattaaaaagcggggtgtgcccttagcacgaattgtccttaattcaattcacatagactctctaccaTATTCTACCCCATGGTAGAATACATATTCTACccattggtagaatatatattgctcattgccaatattcgactggctcaataattatgctagacatcctgtactatagcataataaataataataacaacttgcatgcgcaacactcatacatgcaaaccaacttgaacaacatgcttgacataattcaacgattataaaagcccataacatgatagttcaacagaatctataaagcataattcaattcataacatgctagcTCACATAAAttcgataataataataacatgctcgttctcaaaatcaaacatgaattcacaacaacatataagttcacatgattcgcaatcaatacacttcacaaagtcctcaagggatgagtGGTCACTCTAGTCtagtacgtacctggaatacctaagtacgggggctattgttcgaatcacgactcactagaaatcaacaacTATAAACAGAAAAGgagaaactaaattattatccatgttcactaaatttccagcaactatttaagattctaaaactcctagtttaattagaaatcattcattaatcattaatttaatagtctcaaatagtaaaCTGAAGCCCTAACATAAAAAAcaatgactttttagctttaaaaccattacaaatcaactttttaaagcttataaacaatctgaaaatttaagttgattcccataatttaaattgtcattaaattatgtgaatcaatcgcttaattaattgaaatcaaaaccctaataatagtttatcataaaaacatgttttgacttcaaaaatcaacactttatgaacttattaaatctgaaaataataatttcaatcatcaaaaccaatctctttaattaaaatacaacactaacccaatatgtgttcataaccgttctaatcaatttaaataatccaaatatttaaaataatcacaacaatttaaacaatttaaaaactgaaaattaatatttttgaaaatataatttgattatcccaattcaacaacaacacacacaacaattaattgtgttgtgtgtgtgtgcgtcgaacaaacaacgcaacaacaacgacaacacacgcacgcaccGCAGCAGGCAGCGCGCACGAGCACGCAACAAAAGGGCGAGAGGCGagggcgctgcgcgcgcgacaaTGCAGCAAGCGAGCACGAGGCTCTGCGCTGCGGGGCGGGACGAAGGGatacgcgacacagcacaacaCCAAGGGCGCTGCGCTGCGGGACTGCGGGACGAGGCAATGA
Protein-coding sequences here:
- the LOC130464818 gene encoding uncharacterized protein, translated to MDRPWKQHRYTLKKKHFDPVKTPEHNFSNLPDGVSSKSWSDLVNYWFTPKAMEKSELGKNARALQDRFHKSGATSFANRRANMKKKGEFSELAFYKSVYAKDGSFEEGTPSHQFMEEANDEVQENLASSSSSLSRVEIENEVFNRLMYKGEIPKRPLNYGFGVKQSDIFGVEGLLRKEGSSYVNNGAVEVENIKGELSAVKKQNQELAQQNKALSTKFDETTQSFKIIASFLGQVLKEVRKGNVSSDLLDGAESAIHMINDDSGGSGEK